GCTGGACGCGGCCGGCTCGACCGCCATCGCCAGCTGGGCCAGGCCGATCGTGACGGCCAGCACCAGGGTGAGGTCCGGGTTGCGGCGGCGGAAGACCATCAGAACCGGGACGGCCACCGCGATCACGTAGTGGACGACCTCGCGCCAGCCGTCGTCGCCGCCGTCCGGCAGCAGGCCGAGGAGCAGCAACAACAGCGCCCAGGCGGAGTCGGCCACCATGGGGTGTCGGCGGAGCCAGGCGTTGAGTCGATGCACGTGTCCAGCCTAGGCAGTCGCACAGTGCCCCCAGGTCCGCCGGGAGAGCGATCCCTTCTACTCCCTAGGTCGGAGACGAACCCCGGGTCGGGTCCGGCGCCGGGTAGCGTCCACCCCTATGACTTGGATGCGGTGGCGGCCCGCCATGGAACAGGCGCTGTACGGGGCGGAGGGGTTCTACCGCAGGCCGGAGGGCCCGGCGGGCCACTTCCGGACCTCCGTGCACGCCTCGGGGCTGTACGCGCGGGCGGTCGCCCGACTGCTCGGCGAGGTGGACGAGGCGCTCGGCCGCCCGGCCGAGCTGGCCTTCGTGGACGTCGGCGCGGGGCGCGGCGAGCTGCTGGCCGGGGTGCTGGCCGCGGTGCCCGCCGAGCTGGCCGGGCGGCTGCGCCCGTACGGAGTGGAGCTGGCGGCCCGGCCGCCGGGCCTGCCGGCCGAGGTCCGGTGGACGGACGGGCCGCCCGCCGGCGTCACCGGGCTGCTGTTCGCGAACGAGTGGCTGGACAACGTGCCGCTGGACCTCGCCGAGGTCGACGAGGACGGGCTGCTGCGTTACACCGAGGTGGACACCGCGAGCGGCGAGCAGCGGCCGGGCGCCCCGGTGTCCGAGGCCGACCGGCGCTGGGCCGACCGCTGGTGGCCGGCCGGCGAACCCGGGGACTTCGTCGAGCTGGGCGGCCCGCGGGACGCGGCCTGGGCGGGTGCGGTCGGCTCGCTGGCGGCCGGGCTCGCGGTGGCGGTGGACTACGCGCACACCGCCGGGCGGCGCCCGCCGTTCGGCACCCTCACCGGGTTCCGGGACGGCCGGGAGGCGAGCCCGGTGCCGGACGGCTCCCGCGACATCACCGCGCACGTGGCGCTGGACGCGGCAGCCGTGCCCGGTGTCCACAGCCTGTGGACGACGCAGCGCGAGGCACTGCGGGCCCTCGGGGTGAGCGGCGCCCGGCCGCCGCTGGCACTGGCGTCCAGCGACCCGGCGGCCTACCTGCGGGCGCTCGGCGGGGCGGGCGAGGCGGCCGAGCTGACCGACCCGGCGGGGCTGGGAGCCTTCGGCTGGCTGGCGCAGGCCGTCCGTATCCCGGTACCGAGGAGCCTGGAGGGCCTGGAGGGATGGCAGACTCTGGTGCCATGAGGGAGACCACGGTCGGCATCGGCGCGGGTGCGGAAAACTTTTCGGGCGAACCGGGCACCACGGACATGGTGCTCAACATCGGCCCGCAGCACCCGTCCACGCACGGCGTGCTGCGCCTGAAGCTGGTGCTGGACGGCGAGCGGATCGTCTCCGCCGAACCGGTGATCGGCTACATGCACCGGGGCGCGGAGAAGCTCTTCGAGGCCCGCGACTACCGCCAGATCATCATGCTCGCCAACCGCCACGACTGGCTGTCGGCCTTCGCCAACGAACTCGGCGTGGTGCTCGCGGTGGAGCGGATGCTCGGCATGGAGGTGCCCGAGCGCGCGGTCTGGATCCGCACCATGCTGGCCGAGCT
The sequence above is a segment of the Kitasatospora sp. NBC_00240 genome. Coding sequences within it:
- a CDS encoding SAM-dependent methyltransferase yields the protein MTWMRWRPAMEQALYGAEGFYRRPEGPAGHFRTSVHASGLYARAVARLLGEVDEALGRPAELAFVDVGAGRGELLAGVLAAVPAELAGRLRPYGVELAARPPGLPAEVRWTDGPPAGVTGLLFANEWLDNVPLDLAEVDEDGLLRYTEVDTASGEQRPGAPVSEADRRWADRWWPAGEPGDFVELGGPRDAAWAGAVGSLAAGLAVAVDYAHTAGRRPPFGTLTGFRDGREASPVPDGSRDITAHVALDAAAVPGVHSLWTTQREALRALGVSGARPPLALASSDPAAYLRALGGAGEAAELTDPAGLGAFGWLAQAVRIPVPRSLEGLEGWQTLVP